A genome region from Nicotiana tabacum cultivar K326 chromosome 13, ASM71507v2, whole genome shotgun sequence includes the following:
- the LOC142167992 gene encoding uncharacterized protein LOC142167992, producing the protein MKNNFEWKPECQQALKDLKKYLPSPPFLSKPKEGETLLVYIAVSDVAVSAVLVREDEGPYQKIREHEVVDFLWENIICKLGIPKEIACDNGLQFIGAKVTKFLEDLNIKRITSSPYHPIANGQAESTNKVIIQNLKKRLEVAKGNWPEELPRVLWANRTTAKSSTGETPFSLVYGA; encoded by the exons ATGAAAAACAATTTTGAATGGAAACCGGAGTGTCAGCAAGCCTTGAAGGATTTGAAGAAATATTTGCCGAGCCCTCCGTTtctctcaaaaccaaaagaaggtgaaacattgCTAGTCTACATCGCGGTTTCAGATGTTgcggtaagtgcagttttagtccgAGAGGATGAAG gtccttatcagaagatcagaGAGCACGAAGTGGTAGACTtcctgtgggaaaatataatttgcaagCTTGGAATACCGAAAGAGATTGCATGTGACAACGGGTTGCAGTTTATTGgcgcaaaagttacaaagtttcTTGAAGATTTGAACATAAAGAGGATTACCTCTTCACCTTATCATCCGATCGCAAATGGTCAAGCAGAgtcaacgaacaaagtgattatacaaaatctaaagaaaaggttggaagtaGCAAAAGGCAACTGGCCTGAAGAGTTACCTAGGGTTCTATGGGCCAACCGAACAACGGCCAAGTCAAGCACAGGAGAAACCCCATTTTCCCTTGTGTACGGCGCATAA